In Procambarus clarkii isolate CNS0578487 chromosome 6, FALCON_Pclarkii_2.0, whole genome shotgun sequence, one DNA window encodes the following:
- the LOC138355555 gene encoding coiled-coil domain-containing protein 1-like yields MLVTFVDAADDSVDADEFVDVGDFIRDAADDSVDADEFVDVGEFVDVGDFIRDAADDSIDVGEFIRDAADDSVDADEFVDVGDFIRDAADDSVDVGESVDVGEFIRDAADDSVDADDSVDVGDYIRDADDDSVDADDSVDVGEFIRDSAVDEFVDVADEFGVTDDFVTLMTLLITNKVQSPDITI; encoded by the coding sequence ATGTTAGTGACTTTTGTTGATGCTGCTGATGATTCTGTTGATGCTGATGAGTTTGTTGATGTTGGTGACTTTATTCGTGATGCTGCTGATGATTCTGTTGATGCTGATGAGTTTGTTGATGTTGGTGAGTTTGTTGATGTTGGTGACTTTATTCGTGATGCTGCTGATGATTCTATTGATGTTGGTGAGTTTATTCGTGATGCTGCTGATGATTCTGTTGATGCTGATGAGTTTGTTGATGTTGGTGACTTTATTCGTGATGCTGCTGATGATTCTGTTGATGTTGGTGAGTCTGTTGATGTTGGTGAGTTTATTCGTGATGCTGCTGATGATTCTGTTGATGCTGATGATTCTGTTGATGTTGGTGACTATATTCGTGATGCTGATGATGATTCTGTTGATGCTGATGATTCTGTTGATGTTGGTGAGTTTATTCGTGATTCTGCTGTTGATGAGTTTGTTGATGTTGCTGATGAATTTGGTGTTACTGATGACTTTGTGACGCTGATGACTTTACTGATCACCAATAAAGTACAATCGCCTGACATAACAATATGA